One genomic segment of Musa acuminata AAA Group cultivar baxijiao chromosome BXJ3-3, Cavendish_Baxijiao_AAA, whole genome shotgun sequence includes these proteins:
- the LOC103977057 gene encoding mitogen-activated protein kinase 10, giving the protein MDFFPDYGDFNRYIVQEVIGKGSYGLVCSAIDTHNGEKVAIKKIHDVFEHISDAARILREIKLVRLLRHPDIVDIKHIMLPPSRKDFRDIYVVFELMESDLHQVIKVNDDLTWEHYKFFLYQLLRALKYIHTANVYHRDLKPKNILANANCKLKICDFGLARVAFNDTPTTLFWTDYVATRWYRAPELCGSFYSKYTPAIDIWSIGCIFAELLTGKPLFPGKNVVHQLDLMTDLLGTPSFDTISRVRNEKARRYLSSMRKKQPVPFSQKFLNADPLALKLLERLLAFDPKDRPSAEEALADPYFNGLAKLEREPSCQPIPKIEFEFERRKVSKEDIRELIFQEILEYHPQLLKEYINETEGVNFHYPSAVDQIREQFAHLEENGGKTKPVFPFDRKHVSLPRSTVVCSTAIPPKEFWASSKRRQFIDDTSEKPGETGSLPVNLASTSQLPQGIPFAKHGRVVDPKAPRRLARNHGLPPQPVPSNVSTEPPTIQHGQKGGIQQRQRGS; this is encoded by the exons ATGGACTTCTTTCCGGACTATGGGGATTTCAACAGGTACATAGTTCAGGAGGTCataggtaaagggagttatggacTTGTGTGTTCTGCCATTGATACACATAATGGTGAAAAAGTTGCCATCAAGAAGATCCATGATGTCTTTGAGCACATTTCTGATGCTGCTAGGATTCTTCGTGAGATTAAGCTTGTTAGGCTTCTAAGACATCCTGACATTGTGGACATCAAACACATCATGTTGCCTCCATCAAGAAAGGACTTCAGAGACATTTATGTCGTCTTTGAGCTGATGGAGTCAGATCTTCACCAAGTCATAAAGGTCAATGATGACTTAACGTGGGAGCACTACAAATTTTTTCTTTATCAACTGCTTCGTGCACTCAAATATATCCACACTG CTAATGTTTATCACCGAGATCTTAAACCAAAGAACATACTGGCAAATGCAAACTGCAAACTCAAAATATGTGATTTTGGTTTAGCAAGAGTTGCATTCAATGACACGCCAACGACTTTATTCTGGACG GATTATGTTGCAACCAGATGGTACAGAGCTCCTGAGCTATGTGGATCATTTTACTCCAAG TATACCCCAGCTATTGATATATGGAGCATCGGATGCATTTTTGCTGAGCTCCTGACTGGAAAACCACTTTTCCCTGGTAAAAATGTGGTTCACCAGCTGGATTTGATGACTGATCTTCTAGGGACGCCTTCTTTTGATACCATTTCTCGG GTGCGTAATGAGAAGGCAAGGAGATATTTAAGCAGTATGAGAAAAAAACAACCAGTGCCCTTTTCACAAAAGTTTCTAAATGCTGACCCTTTAGCTCTTAAATTGTTAGAAAGGCTTTTGGCATTCGACCCAAAGGATAGGCCATCAGCTGAGGAG GCATTAGCTGACCCTTATTTTAATGGCCTGGCTAAATTGGAAAGAGAACCCTCATGTCAGCCAATCCCAAAGATAGAGTTTGAGTTTGAGCGGCGCAAAGTGTCAAAGGAGGACATTAGGGAACTTATCTTTCAAGAAATATTGGAATATCATCCGCAGCTTCTCAAAGAGTATATCAATGAAACTGAAGGAGTAAACTTCCATTATCCAAG TGCTGTTGATCAAATAAGGGAGCAATTTGCCCACCTTGAGGAAAATGGTGGTAAAACCAAACCAGTATTTCCATTTGATAGGAAGCATGTTTCTCTCCCACG ATCGACCGTGGTCTGTTCTACTGCCATTCCTCCAAAGGAGTTTTGGGCATCATCCAAGAGAAGGCAATTCATAGATGATACATCCGAAAAGCCTGGAGAAACTGGATCTTTGCCTGTCAATTTAGCAAGCACCTCACAGTTGCCTCAGGGAATTCCATTTG CTAAACATGGGAGAGTGGTGGATCCTAAGGCGCCAAGGAGGCTGGCAAGAAATCATGGCCTTCCACCACAGCCTGTCCCTTCTAATGTTTCCACAGAGCCTCCGACAATCCAGCATGGTCAGAAAGGAGGAATTCAGCAGAGGCAGAGAGGGTCCTGA